A stretch of Ipomoea triloba cultivar NCNSP0323 chromosome 13, ASM357664v1 DNA encodes these proteins:
- the LOC116002948 gene encoding adenosylhomocysteinase-like: protein MALSVEKTSSGREYKVKDMSQADFGRLEIDLAEVEMPGLMASRTEFGPSQPFKGARITGSLHMTIQTAVLIETFTALGAEVRWCSCNIFSTQDHAAAAIARDSAAVFAWKGETLQEYWWCTERALDWGPGGGPDLIVDDGGDATLLIHEGVKAEEAFAKNGALPDPSSTDNAEFQIVLTIIRDGLKGDPQKYTKMKQRLVGVSEETTTGVKRLYQMQDNGTLLFPAINVNDSVTKSKFDNLYGCRHSLPDGLMRATDVMIAGKVAVVCGYGDVGKGCAAALKQAGARVIVTEIDPICALQALMEGLQVLTLDDVVSDADIFVTTTGNKDIIMVSHMRKMKDNAIVCNIGHFDNEIDMHGLETYPGVKRITIKPQTDRFVFPETKTGVIILAEGRLMNLGCATGHPSFVMSCSFTNQVIAQLELWKEKSSGKYGKKVYILPKHLDEKVAALHLGKLGAKLTKLTPDQAAYISIPVEGPYKPAHYRY from the exons ATGGCTTTGTCCGTCGAGAAAACCAGCTCCGGCCGCGAGTACAAGGTGAAGGACATGTCTCAGGCCGATTTCGGCCGCCTGGAAATCGATCTCGCCGAGGTTGAAATGCCGGGGCTGATGGCTAGTAGGACCGAATTTGGGCCATCCCAGCCGTTCAAGGGCGCCAGGATTACTGGGAGTCTGCATATGACGATTCAGACGGCCGTTCTGATCGAGACCTTCACGGCCTTGGGCGCGGAGGTGAGATGGTGCTCGTGCAACATCTTCTCCACGCAGGACCACGCGGCCGCGGCGATTGCGCGTGACAGCGCCGCCGTGTTCGCGTGGAAGGGCGAGACCCTCCAGGAGTACTGGTGGTGCACGGAGAGGGCGCTGGACTGGGGCCCCGGTGGGGGGCCGGATCTCATTGTGGATGATGGTGGTGACGCTACGTTGTTGATCCATGAGGGGGTGAAGGCTGAGGAGGCGTTTGCTAAGAATGGGGCTCTTCCCGATCCGAGTTCTACTGATAATGCGGAGTTTCAGATTGTGTTGACTATCATTAGGGATGGGCTTAAGGGGGATCCCCAGAAGTATACCAAGATGAAGCAGAGGCTTGTTGGAGTTTCTGAGGAGACTACCACTGGTGTCAAGAGGCTTTACCAGATGCAGGATAATGGCACCCTCCTCTTCCCTGCCATCAATGTCAATGACTCTGTCACCAAGAGCAAG TTTGACAACTTGTACGGATGCCGCCACTCCCTACCCGACGGTCTAATGAGGGCCACAGACGTGATGATCGCCGGAAAGGTAGCAGTGGTGTGCGGGTACGGGGACGTCGGAAAGGGCTGCGCCGCAGCTCTAAAGCAAGCCGGCGCGCGCGTGATCGTGACAGAGATCGACCCAATCTGCGCTCTCCAGGCCCTCATGGAAGGCCTGCAGGTCCTCACCCTGGACGACGTGGTGAGCGACGCCGACATCTTCGTCACCACCACCGGCAACAAGGACATCATCATGGTAAGCCACATGCGCAAGATGAAGGACAACGCCATCGTGTGCAACATCGGCCACTTCGACAACGAAATCGACATGCACGGGCTCGAAACATACCCGGGCGTGAAGCGGATCACCATCAAGCCCCAGACCGACCGGTTCGTGTTCCCCGAGACAAAAACCGGCGTCATTATCCTCGCCGAGGGTCGGCTCATGAACTTGGGGTGCGCCACGGGACATCCTAGTTTTGTGATGTCGTGTTCCTTTACTAACCAGGTGATTGCCCAGTTGGAGCTCTGGAAGGAGAAGAGCTCCGGGAAATACGGGAAGAAGGTTTATATTTTGCCCAAACACTTAGATGAGAAGGTTGCGGCCTTGCATCTTGGGAAGCTTGGGGCTAAGCTCACTAAGCTTACGCCGGACCAGGCTGCGTATATTAGTATTCCTGTTGAGGGGCCTTACAAGCCTGCTCACTACAGGTATTAA
- the LOC116001698 gene encoding pentatricopeptide repeat-containing protein At1g11900 isoform X1, giving the protein MISGQDGDTGIMVTTFYLESICEKMWRMRDLVKMVLEVADRNWRFDSRALNVVKKDCINTIPVRIFPIWPFCTILRSSACFSTSIATQASPSELSGRILNEIISKIVESPSSGYEICYTYTHKLCSSGNLQGAAMLMQSLHDKNIFLGQSAYNCLIKAAGEQNDIDLLCQIFKHFLVCRKSMDSTSFTTLAKVFTMKNDDAYLLRFVREVSELIFPRNATVMNRIIYAFAQFRQVNKAMLIFGQMKSLQCKPDLVTYNTVLGILGQTGRIGEMLHVFASMKEENLVPDIISFNTLVNGFRKVGRLELCETYFKEMLEKGIEPDLQTYTALIDSFIRSGNTEESLRLFNEMKHKGICPSVQIYQLLISNLKKMGKLKLAEAFSQEMKASLSSLVDPKDFKRKKR; this is encoded by the exons ATGATTTCTGGACAAGATGGAGATACTGGCATTATGGTGACAACCTTTTATTTGGAG AGCATATGTGAGAAAATGTGGAGAATGCGAGATTTGgtgaaaatggtgttggaggTTGCAGATCGAAATTGGAGGTTTGATTCTAGAGCTCTTAATGTTGTGAAGAAG GATTGTATTAACACCATCCCAGTCAGAATCTTCCCCATTTGGCCATTCTGCACCATCCTTCGTAGTTCAGCCTGTTTTTCTACATCAATAGCAACTCAAGCATCTCCTTCTGAATTAAGTGGCAggattttgaatgaaataatttctaaaatagtGGAATCGCCATCTTCTGGATATGAAATTTGTTATACATACACTCATAAACTATGCAGCAGTGGAAATCTTCAAGGTGCAGCTATGCTAATGCAGTCTTTGCACgataaaaacattttccttggcCAATCTGCATACAATTGCCTTATTAAAGCAGCTGGTGAGCAGAATGATATTGACCTTCTTTGtcaaattttcaaacattttttgGTATGTCGTAAATCCATGGATTCAACTTCCTTTACTACCCTTGCCAAGGTATTTACAATGAAGAATGATGATGCCTACTTACTGAGATTTGTTAGAGAAGTCTCCGAGTTAATATTTCCCAGAAATGCAACAGTTATGAACAGGATAATCTATGCCTTTGCTCAGTTTAGACAGGTGAACAAGGCTATGTTGATTTTTGGTCAGATGAAAAGTTTACAATGTAAACCAGATTTGGTTACTTATAATACTGTTTTAGGTATTCTAGGTCAGACGGGTAGAATAGGTGAAATGCTCCATGTATTTGCATCCATGAAGGAGGAGAATCTAGTTCCAGATATTATTTCTTTCAATACCTTAGTAAATGGCTTTCGGAAGGTGGGTAGGTTGGAATTGTGCGAAACATATTTCAAAGAAATGCTTGAGAAAGGGATTGAACCAGATTTGCAGACTTACACTGCATTGATCGACAGCTTCATCAGATCAGGGAATACTGAGGAATCATTGAGACTTTTTAATGAGATGAAGCACAAAGGGATCTGCCCATCCGTTCAAATTTACCAATTGCTTATTAGTAATCTAAAGAAGATGGGAAAGCTAAAGTTGGCTGAAGCTTTCTCACAGGAGATGAAAGCATCACTTTCGAGTCTTGTTGATCCAAAggattttaaaaggaaaaagagaTAG
- the LOC116001698 gene encoding uncharacterized protein LOC116001698 isoform X2, producing the protein MISGQDGDTGIMVTTFYLESICEKMWRMRDLVKMVLEVADRNWRFDSRALNVVKKDCINTIPVRIFPIWPFCTILRSSACFSTSIATQASPSELSGRILNEIISKIVESPSSGYEICYTYTHKLCSSGNLQGAAMLMQSLHDKNIFLGQSAYNCLIKAAGIYNEE; encoded by the exons ATGATTTCTGGACAAGATGGAGATACTGGCATTATGGTGACAACCTTTTATTTGGAG AGCATATGTGAGAAAATGTGGAGAATGCGAGATTTGgtgaaaatggtgttggaggTTGCAGATCGAAATTGGAGGTTTGATTCTAGAGCTCTTAATGTTGTGAAGAAG GATTGTATTAACACCATCCCAGTCAGAATCTTCCCCATTTGGCCATTCTGCACCATCCTTCGTAGTTCAGCCTGTTTTTCTACATCAATAGCAACTCAAGCATCTCCTTCTGAATTAAGTGGCAggattttgaatgaaataatttctaaaatagtGGAATCGCCATCTTCTGGATATGAAATTTGTTATACATACACTCATAAACTATGCAGCAGTGGAAATCTTCAAGGTGCAGCTATGCTAATGCAGTCTTTGCACgataaaaacattttccttggcCAATCTGCATACAATTGCCTTATTAAAGCAGCTG GTATTTACAATGAAGAATGA